Part of the Phacochoerus africanus isolate WHEZ1 chromosome 8, ROS_Pafr_v1, whole genome shotgun sequence genome is shown below.
gggtgctgctctaaATGCTTTAAGCAGGAGTTCTCTCTTGgcgcagcagcttaaggatccatcgttgtcaCTGCaacggctcaggtcgctgctgtggtgcaggttcaatccctgacccacagaacttccacatgcttagGGGCCAGCCCCCcagactaaataagtaaatacatgcATGCTTTAAGTGTATTAGCTTATTTACTCTTTATACTTGACCCTATGAGTAAACAGGGCCATCACGTAAGGAGGTAAAGGTTGTACACTGCACAAGAATCTCACATCCTCAAGGGCAGTATTCTCATCCTGGACATATTTGTCAGTTTCCGGCAGATGGCAGTAAAGTATCTGGTTCTAGGAAAATCAGCACTACCAAGCGTTTTAAGGAAGGAATGTCTTTTTCCTAACTCACTCGGGGGCACCAGTGTCAGCCCTCAAGGCAGGATTATTCTGAGCTCCACCGAACAGATGAGAAACCTGGGGCCCAGGGAGATGCAGGGGGCTTCAAGGCCCCAAATCAGAAACTGTGAGGGTAAGGATTTGGGATCAGGCCCTTGGTCAGAGACACCAAGTCACTCTGTCCCCACAGGTGTGTCCTGCCGAGACTCTAGGCTGCTTCCGGCTGGAGCTGTCTGTGATTGGGTTCGAGGAGGGCCCATTGGTGGGGACTGCTGTGTTCCGGCTGCAGCGCTTACTGGATGCCCTGGGGTCCCGGCTGTGGGTGACAGGCCAGGGCCCTTGTCCACCCTGTGAAGGACACCCCCAGAGACCTGTCCCTCTCTTTCTGGCCAAACTCTTGGAGTTATTACAGGGGGCTTGTGCTCGGCGCCGGGCCTCGGCTTGAGCCGCCGAGGACACAGACTCCGTGGTACCGCCGGAGAGGCTGTGAGGAGAGAGAGCAAGGAGACTTGGTCTGCACCCCCAGCTCCCAAACCCGAAGCCTTCTCCTTCTAGGCCAGAGGACCTTCTAGGCCAGGGAGCCCCAGGAGCCAGGGGAAGAGGCGAGAAGGAGGAAGATGAAGTGAGATCTGAAGCCTGAAGCCTCTGACCTACCAGGGCAGCGGTTGGATAAATCGCTCCCACCAGTCCCCGTTGTTCTCCCTCTCTTccagattccccccccccccccccccccccccgctctcttctcttccaggaaGGCGCGGAGCGTCGCAAACGTGTTCTCTAATCTCATCCCCATCCCTTGAGGACAGAAGAGTCTTGTGGCTCACACCCCTGACTGCAAATAAGCAATACCTGGAGAAATTTTAAGTAATGCTGAGGGCCAGGCCCCCGCCCAGAGAATTAGTGGTGAATCCTaaacatctatatttttattttttttatttttattgttttgggttttttttagggccgcacctgtggtatatggaaatttccagctaggggtcgaatcggagctgcatctgtgacctacaccacagccacagcaacgctggatccttaacccactgagcgaggctaggaatcgaacccacgtcctcacggatactagttgggttcattactgggGAGCCACGGCGGGAACCCCTGAGcatctatatacatatttttttctttttttcttttttgccttttctagggccatacccacagcatatggaggttcccaggctaggagtctaatcggagctgtagacgctggcctatgccacagccacagcaaccccggacccttgacccacttagtgaggccagggatcgaaccagaaacctcatggttcctattcagattcattaaccactgagccacgacgggaactccatgaacatctatatttttaaactccgctttattgaagtattattTACATACCGTAAAAGGCACTAATTTTTTTTCGTGTCCACACCCATGTGGAAGTTTCTCCggatcggatctttaacccactgagccaccagggaaatcccaaaaggcattcattttaaatgtactttttaaaaagttctgacAAATGTATTTACACCACCATATTTCCATCATCCCAAAGCATTCCCTTAAGCCTCTTCCCAATCTTTATCTTTAGTCCTAGACACCCACTAATCTGCTTTCCCTTTGTATACATTGGTTTTGTTTGCTCTaaaatttcatatgaatggaacaATACTGTGCATTTCCtagtgtctgtcttctttcactacgctaatgtttttgagattcattcatgtgtGTATCAGTAGCTCGTtactattccattgcatgtatatactaCAACTTGTTTATCCGTCCTCCTCATGTGGGCactgggttgtttctagtttggggctattatctCTCCCTTATCTTCTCAACTATTCTGATGTGCTGCCAGGTTgagagttgagaaccactgctacaCCGAGGAAGAGCTTTACCTGGGGAGAAAATGACAGTTCCCTCTCTTTCCTGGAGGAAATATTTTCCTGCAGAAGTGTTGCTAGGCATTTTTATGTGGAACCCTATCTGAAAGAGCTGCTGTTCAACTGAACCAAGCTTATGGAAGGGGAAACATTTCTATAGAGTGCCCAGCCCCTCCACAGTCTGGCTTGGGTTCAGTTTGGGGACGGAGGGGAGAGTGTGTGCTTATGCAGAGATGCACCTGTGGTGTATAGTCCCTCCTAGCTGTCTTGTGAGCCTCCTGCTGGCCCAAGAGCAACTCATTCCCCGCTAACTAACCAGgtgtaaattaaatatatgtaaattgaaTCCAGATGTCTCAAAGTTTATGTGGGAAATTTCAGCAAtgtgtttttttattaaaaatgtttattatagttgatttacaatgttctgtcaatttctgctgtacagcgaagtgacccggttttactttttttttttcgatttttctttttggggggggggggctgcacccacggcacatggaggtatccaggctaggggttcaactggagatggagctgctggcctactccacagccacgccaactctggatctgagccccggctgcaacctacaccacagcttattgcaacatccgatccttaaccgactgagcgaggccaggatcaaatctgcatcttcatggatgctcgtcagattcgattccactgagccaagaggggaattccaagctcccccccccccccgccccgccattAGATTAATTTTTCACATCTTTGCCACCACTCTGACAAATAATTGCTAATACCTAAATTCACATTTCAATCAGCTTAGATTGCAAAGGAAAACAATGACTTTGGGGTTACCCAAACTTGGTAACTTGGGTCTGCCACTGTCCAGTGGCCTTGTTCTGCCACTGTCCAGTTACATGGTTTATTTTTCCAAGCTTTGGTTACCTCGACTGCGAAATAGGGCTAACATACCTCCTAGGAATGTTTCATAGCGCCTGAGAGATGAAGTCTGATTTATTTGCACATGTGTTATTATTTGCTAACGTCCTGACTCTTAACGGCTTGGCACACCACGTTAGTGCTGGCACTAAATTCAAGCACTAATTTCTAGCTAGGAAAAGCCGGTACTAGGGCGTTTTAGCACTCCTATTTGACCCTCCCAACATGTCCGCTCCACACGCGAAACCAACTCTGCCACTCGCAAGATGGCGTACAGGAAGTGCGTAGCAGGGACGAGCCCCGGAAATCTCGCGGTAGGCGGGGCCAACGGGTAGGTTCTCGCGAGAGAGCACGTCAGTCCTAACCAGGCGTCGTGTGAACAGCAGCTGTTGCCTAAGGCGGAGGTGGGATTAGAGTGGTGAGGGGTGGGTTGGCGGCCGCGGCTGGAGGCCACGGTGGTCGCCGAGGGCCAGGGAGGTGTAGAGGCCTGTTTCGGAAACTCGGGAAGTATAGCAGGTGGCGTAGGGAAGGTCCCTTTTCGGGTTCAGGGATGCCTGAAAGAGGCTGCCGGAAGTGCGCTAAGGGATTTATCTTCTCCCTAGGAAccagaggggaaactgaggctcgggttGGGGCTCGGAACTGGGGGACCCGCTGAGGCCGCAGTCTTTCCTTGCCAGCAGAAGATGTCGGACAGCGAGGACAGCAACTTCTCAGAGGAGGAGGACAGCGAGCGCAGCAGTGACGGCGAGGAGGCCGAGGTCTGTGGCCGGGACGTTGGGGGAGTTTTGCGCCTGGGAACAGGACCAGGGCAGGACGGGCTCTGTGACAGTTTAAAAGGGATCAGAAGCTCTGGCCTCTGGGAACTTCGAGGTTGTCGGAGGAGATAAAGAGGTAGGCAGGCCCAAGTCAAGCAAGAGGCGCAGATGCTGCCCGCTGGGGATGTTCTAGGTACCATGAGGGAACAGAATATATTTGAAGGATTTGGCATATAGTAAAAACTCACTGTTATCTTCATTTGTAGGTATGCTAGATCATACCAGAAACATACTTTTAGTGTCTAGTACACGTTAGACACAATTCTTTATCCTTGGCCTACAGCAGTAAAcgaaacagatttttaaatctttgcccTGGTGaaggtaaacaaacaaaactgataagTAAATCATTTAGTAAGGTAGAGGGTATTCTGGAGAAGAATAGTGAAGGGGAATCAGGGAGTCCTGTTTGCACTTGAAATAGTGCATCTGGGAGGGTGTCTTTCAGTAAAAGACCTGGTGGAGGTGAGGGGGTGACTCATGTCACATGGAAGAAGAGTGTTCCAGTAAGGGGAATAGCAAATGCAAAGTTGGGAGCACATCTGTGGTGTTCAGAAAGTAAGAAGGGACTCATTTGCCTGGGTCAGGGTGACGACAGCATGGAAGTAACAGGAGCCAGGTCATGTTGAATCTTGAGGTGCTGTGGTGAGGAATTTGTCTTTAACTAGGTGAGGTGAAGCCacgagaaggtttttttttttgtctttttgccttttctagggccgctcccttggcatatggaggttcccagcgtaggggtcaaatcggagctgtagccgccggtctacaccagagccacagcaatgcgggatccgagccgcgggatccgagctgtgtctgcaacctacaccacagctcacggcaacgccagatcctttaacccactgagcaaggccagggaccgaacctgcaagctcatggttcctagtcggattcgttaaccaccgcgccatggcGGGTTTTGAGCAAAGGATGCAGGTGCCCTAGTTTGTTTGGGCGCActcgtggcacgtggaagttcccaggccaggggtggaagctgcaccacagcagcagcccaggactctgcagtgacaatgccaaatccttaactccctgtgctACAAGGGCACTCCCGTGGTCTAGTAACTAATCTTGAAAGTATCACTTTAGCTTCAGTTCTGTTACATGTGATTCTTTCAGGAACCAAAAAATGTTTCTTGGGACATAAACTGatttaaagtacttttttttgtcttttttgttgttgttgttattgttgttgttgttaaagtacttttttattaaccattagctttttttttttttttgcttttcagggccacacctgtggcatatggtggtccccaggctaggggtcaaattggagctacagctgccagcctacatcacagccatagcaactcaggatcccagctgcctctgcagcctaccccatagctcacggcaatgccagatccttaactcactgagagaggccaggggtctaagGGCTTCCTTtatggatactcatcgggttggtaacctgctgagccacagtgggaactccctgctcttttatttatttttgacttactcatttgttgaagaaaaaaaatgtttgagcaTCTACTGTGGTCTTCCAGATGCTTCCTAAGTGTTAGAGTGGAGCAAGGCACATTTCTGCTTTCACAGAGTTTATTTACATTTAGTAGGCAACAATTAGAAACTAACAAAGAGGTGGTACTATAattatagaaatgtttattttttaagttagttGTCAACACTTATAAGGGCAATTTCACGTAAGAGTCAAGCTTTCCTGTTTTTCTGGGAAAATGTGAGGAGCCAGCAACCTGAGAGAGACCCAGATTGTTCTGTAGAACAATGCTCAAGAAGAGGCAGCCTCCTTTAAAACTaggaattttcaggagttcctgttgtggcacagcagaggtgaatccgactaggaaccatgaggtggcaggtttgacccctggcctcactcagtggcttaaagatctggcgttgctgtggctgtggtataagctggcagctgcagctgcgattagacccttagcctgggaacctcggtatGTTACAGGTGCGCCCCtacaagataaaaaaataaagctagggATTTTcagagttgccgtcgtggctcagtagaaactaatctgactggcatccttgaggatgcaggttcggtccctggccttgctcagtgggttaaggatcctgtgtaggtcacacacgtggctcagatccagtattgctatggctgtggtgtaggccagcagctacagctccaatttgacccctagcttgggaacttccatgttttttgtctttttagggtgggtgcagccctaaaaagactaagtaaataaataaaataaaactaggaaTTTTCTCTAATTCCCAGGATTTATTAACTGCCATTTACTGTAATGCAGATTCAAGAAACGATTTCATAAGCATGTTTTCTGGAAAACAGGTGGGTGAAGAGTGCTATAAGTTTCCTTTGAGCTGCCCCACTCATGTTTCCTGCTTGCCCTCTGTAGGCATTTGATTGTCAATCCTTGTGCCCTTTGGGGAGTTCTTCGCTCGCTGTGGTAGGAATGGGGCACATGGGAAGATGACAAGAAAGGCCTTTGCTTCAAGCTGACTCACTGGGTCATTGGTCTCTTGACTCATGGCTTCGAGACATTTCGCTGTGGTTAAAGGCTGGTGGTAATGAGACCAGGCTCCCCAGGTTGGCTGGGGTAGTCTGATTTGGGCTGTACAAATCCCACTTCCCTAACGCCATTATCAGGCTTTTAACACACATGCTGGCTTGTCTCCTATCACCAGGTGAAGCAGGAGGGCAGTGTGAGGGCTGCCCTGGCCCCCAGAGAAAGGTCTGGCTGGGCTTTTCAGACGCCAAATGTTGCTGTGGTCCTTGAAGGATGGGGTCCTGTGGAGAGACGGGGAGGGATGGCGGATAAAGGGCCACTGTTGGGGGAATCATCCAGTTCCTTATTCTGTCTAGTAACcttcttattcattcaacaagggTTCCTTGAGTTCCTGTCACATTAGGGTCATGGCCTACCTCATGGAGCTGCCTGCCTTGAGGTGGCAGTAGTTTTATAAGCAGATGGTTAGTCCAGGGGCTGCCGAGGACAGACTATGTTTAAGCCGTGAGGTAACCCAAAGACAGTAGCGAGATCTCTCTCAGGAAATGGGGAGCTGGGTTTGGAAAGAAGACTCCTGGGGGTGAGTCAGGGGAATGATGATAAAGGGTCTTAGAAATCAGGCTGTGCTCTTGTAGTTTGAGTGGTTAAAATAAGCAACATTGTGGGCTAGTCAGGATTCTGTATTAAGCAAATGCTGTTGACCCTGGAACACAACGGGTTGGAAGGGCATGGGTCCAAGTAGatgtggatttgttttgttttttgcttttttttttagggccagacctctggcatatggacgtttccaggctaggggttgaatggaagctgcagctgttagcctacgccacagccacaacaacgccagatctgagctgcaactgtgatcttacaccatagctcacggcaacgctggatccttaacccactgagtgaggccagggatggaacctgcatcctcatggatactagtcaggttcatgatctgctgagccacaaggggaactccaaatatggattttttttttttttttttttttgagagccgcacctgcagcatatggaggttcccaggctaggggtctaatctgagctgtagctcctggcctacgccatagccacaccagatctgagctgtgtctgcgacctacaccacagctcatggcaacactggatccttaacccactgagcaagaccagggattgaacccgcaacctcatggttcctagtcaaatttctcgtggttcctagtcagagtctttccactgtgccatgatggaactcccaaatacaggttttttaaaataataaattgtaggagttcccgttgtggctcagtgggttaacgaatccaactaggaaccatgaggttttgggttccatccctggcctcgctcagtgggttaaggatccagcgttgtcacaagcttttggtgtaggtctcagatgtggctcagatctggtgttgctgtggctgtggtgtatgctggcagctgtagctccaattcagccactagcctgggaacttccatatgccgcaggtgaggctctaaaaaaaaaagtaaattgtgcTGCAAGATGCAAGGTTGATTGCATTCTGAGGTGCAGAACTGTGGATACAGAGAAGTCTGGTGTTTGGTGGGCTGGCTATAAGTCGTGTGTAGGTTTTTGGCTGCTAACCCTCATGTTCCCAGTCCTGGGCAAGGTGGTGTGGGAACCCAGCAGTGCCTGAGATAGCATGAGCCTTTCACTCAGGGCTCTAGCTCACAGTGAAAGGGCTGTGATGGAGGAAGCCCAGAGAGTTGTGAGCCTGGAAATTATGCCTGACTTTCCCCATAGGGAGAGGGCAGGCATCACTTCTTGAAAgagaggttttttattttattttattttattttattttagggccacacccgtggcatatggaggttcccaggctgggggtccaatcaaagctgtagctgctggcctacaccacagcagcgagggatctgagctgtgtctgtgacctacaccatagctcatggcaacgctggatccttaacccactgagggagaccaggaattgaacctgagtcctcctggatgctagtctggtttgtcaactgctgagccaggatgggaactccctttttcttttttttccacagctgcatctgtggcatatgaaagttcccaggccaggggttgaatcagagcagctggggcctatgccacagccacagccacacccgactgagctgtatctgtgacccaaactgctgcagtgacaacgccagatccttaacctgctgtaacACAAGAGAACTTCAAGAAAAGGTGTTTTGACTGAAGTATGATCAGGGAACAGAGGAGAATGGCTTTTTATACTGAGGACCAGCATAGGTGATGGACAGTGTTAAGAGAGCTTGcattgggagctcccgtcgtggctcagtgattaacgaacccaaccagcatccatgaggactcgggttcgatctctgacctaactcagtgggttaaggatccagcattgccatgagctatggtgtaggtctcagacacagcttggatccctcgttgctgtggctgtgctgtacactggcagctacagcttcattcatcccctagcctgggaacctccacatgctttgggtacaggcctaaaaagaccaaaaaaaaaaaaaaaaagcttgcattTAAGTGGTTCAGTGTGACTGGAACCTAGCCTTTAGCAGGGAGAGTCCAGAGAGGTGGGGTGAGAGGGAGAGGCAGTGAGCATAGTGTGCACTTCTAAACCAGGCTGCTAGGGAGCTGGTCCTTTACTtgtgggcagtggggagccatggCTGTGTTTTAAGCGGGGGACCAAATGATTAGGTCCATGTTTTTTATCATAATCTCCCAAGACTTTGGGATGCTTTGTATGTGGGGAGTGATGAGAagtgcttttaggagttcccgtcgtggcgcagtggttaacgaatccgactaggaaccatgaggtggcgggttcgatccctgcccttgctcagtgggttgacgatccggcattgccgtgagctgtggtgtaggttgcagatgcagcttggatcccgcgttgctgtggctctggcgtaggctggcagctacagctctgatttgacccctagcctgggaacctccatatgccgtgggagcggcacaagaaatagcaaaaagaccaaaaagacaaaaaaaaaaaaaaaagaagtgcttttAGGTGGAATAAGGGTACAATCTTAAGCCTCATTGAATCATTTAGTGagaaagttatttcctttttagttcCACATCCTGTCTTTTAATTGGGTCAGGAGAAAGTTTCACCTTGATGCTACTGTGTCTTgaacatttttctgaaattttttagtCTGTTTGGCAGGGAAAACAGGCCTTGGGCTTAACCTGCAGTAGGCAACAGTAGCATGTTGGTAACTaataacattgtttttatttattttatttttatttttttttgtcttttgtttttgttgttgttgttgttgttgttgctatttcttgggccgctcccgcggcatatggaggttcccaggctaggggtcaaatcggagctgtagctgccagcctacgccagagccacagcaacgcgggatccaagctgcatctgcaacctacaccacagctcacggcaacgccggatcgtcaacccactgagcaagggcagggatcgaacccgcaacctcatgcttcctagtcggattcgttaaccactgcgccacgacgggaactcattgtttttattttatctttaagtttacttttatttatttatttatttattggtctttttagggctgcacctaccagcacatggaggcttccaggctaggggtggaatcagagctacagttgccggcctgcgccacagcctccTTAatgcactaagtgaggccagggattgaacctgagtcttcatgaatactcattgggtttgttatcactgagccacaacagaaactccatctttaagtttattttctgtttataacaagctaatctttaaaaaaaatttttttttgacttattagggttgaacccgtggcatatgggaattcccaggctaggggttgattcaggagctgcagctgctggcctataccacagccacagcaatgtgggatccaagccgcatctgcgacctacacctcggctcatggcaatgctgaatccttaacccactgagctgggccagggatcgaatccaggtcctcacgtcctcatggatactagttggtttcattattgctgagccaccatgggaactcctttaaaaagtTTTGACTTTTGATATACTTCAAAGCCTAAAAAAGCTTGCCTCTTAAATTgagtaaaaattaagtaaaaaatggaatgaatttaaagaaaatatcaaataaatgagTTGTATTGATGTGAATATGATAAGAAGCCATGCAGTTAATGAGGGAAAGGTTGAATTTTAGGGAACACTGTTGTGTATGGGTCATTTCCTTTTGCGATTTGTATGAAAAGAATTGAAGGCCAGGAAACCTTCAATGAGAGACTGGGGCAAGGATTCATCTTTGGAGGGCAgtgttctggtgtaggctgggggctgtggCGGTGGGAAAGAAGAGACAGATTGAAGAGATGATGTTCAGAAAGCAGAGAGGTCAAGAATTTGGTGCCTAAAGACAGCTAGAGGAAAAATCAAACCACAACAAGATAGAGGAGGCCAGCACAAGTCTAGGGGAGGGTACTGAGGTCACTTTGGGACATGGGTGCAGAGGGCTGAGAGGACATCTGGGGAAGGTATTCAGGAGGCTGCTGGCACATGGGGGTCTCTTGTTTTGGAAAAAAGTGGGGGACTGGAGACAGATGAGGGTCCTGTCTACAGAGACTAGAACTGAGGTTGTGGAAGGTTAAATGGCCAGAGAGAGAGTGCATGGTGGGAAACGCAAGGTGGGCTCTTGATTGAACTGTGATGACTTAAGCCAGCATTTGAGAGGGGAGCCTGCAGAGGAGTAGGTGGGGAGGTTGGAGAAAAGTCAGAGTGTGTGCTGTGACAGTCACCAAGGGAAGAGCAGTCCTCTGGGGAGAAAGTGGTCAGTGGCGTAAGTCGTCCTGTAGGGAATGACTAAAGAATATCCACACTGTCAGCCATGAGAGATGGTCAGGGAGCTTGGCAAGCAGTGAGGGCTAGAAACAGATACGGGAGTCACTGTTACAGAGATGTTCAGCA
Proteins encoded:
- the LOC125134478 gene encoding uncharacterized protein LOC125134478, producing the protein MWHLWTILLLVPPLGGLGPPLCPREPFYFLIAIMKMLGNKNDGTLYTPDDLSVCPAETLGCFRLELSVIGFEEGPLVGTAVFRLQRLLDALGSRLWVTGQGPCPPCEGHPQRPVPLFLAKLLELLQGACARRRASA